A single window of Acidobacteriota bacterium DNA harbors:
- a CDS encoding nitroreductase/quinone reductase family protein yields the protein MQILSDFTRWLYRGQRPNWLAKVMNRASAIVASLGVTANYMETLEVVGRKSGRTFSLPVVVAIVNGERYLVSMLGDDVQWVRNVRAAGGRAVLRSGGREAIQLEEVQADKRAVILKAYLKRAPGARPHVPVNKDAPIAEFEKIAAAFPVFRVISDVPV from the coding sequence ATGCAGATTTTATCCGACTTCACGCGATGGTTGTATCGTGGTCAGCGACCCAACTGGCTGGCGAAGGTGATGAATAGAGCTTCGGCAATAGTAGCTTCGCTGGGCGTCACCGCCAATTACATGGAGACATTGGAAGTGGTCGGTCGAAAGTCTGGACGAACTTTCTCATTGCCTGTGGTAGTTGCCATTGTCAACGGAGAGCGATACCTCGTCTCCATGCTTGGCGATGATGTTCAATGGGTGCGTAACGTCAGAGCCGCCGGAGGACGAGCAGTTTTACGAAGCGGCGGTCGTGAAGCCATTCAACTCGAAGAAGTGCAGGCTGACAAGCGCGCCGTGATTTTGAAAGCCTACTTAAAGCGGGCACCCGGGGCGCGCCCGCACGTACCCGTAAACAAAGATGCGCCGATTGCCGAATTTGAAAAGATCGCGGCAGCCTTCCCGGTCTTCCGGGTTATCTCTGATGTGCCGGTTTAG